AAGCTGAAGTTATCGGAAACTCAATATTTCTGGAAGTCTAGAAGTCTAGAAGAACCGGTTAGCGCAAGCAGTTAGCCTGAATTTTAATAGTGATTAGGAAGTATTTGACATTGGAGAAAGCATATAGAGTATTAAGATCAATAATTTGGTTCTAACAAGAAAGAATGGCATTTTAAGATGCCTATGCTTAATCTGGTTTGCATGGCTCTGTCACTGCTCTGCACTGAAAAGAAATGGTCTGACATTGGATTTGTGAAGAAGCTAAAGTCATCGGAAACTCGATATTTCTGGTAGAACAAATAGGCTTCCTCCGCTCTGCCTCTAACCCCCTCTTTTCCTTCCTCCTCCCACCTTTGGTGCAAAACATCATTCTTCTCTCACAAATCAAGGAGAACAGGCATGGCAAGAAAGACTGACCAGTGCCCCCATTTCTGCTCTCttcgttttcttcttcttccttcaatCTTTCTTCTGCCCATTGCCTCCTTCTGATGTTATTTCATATATAAATGTCTTTCTTTCACATTTCTATCTGCTATGTTGTAGTTACAGAATTAATCTTGTTGGCATTTGTGAGGTTAGATACTTTATTCATCAGCTTTGCCTTTGCCCTCTCTTATCCAGACAATGTGTTTTTCCCCCTttttcaaaagaagtttttgctACAGTGGATTGTCACCAAAGAAATCGAAGAAGAAATTTGTTTGTTCTTTAGTCAGTTCTTGATGCCTAAGATGTTGCAGTTTTACAAGCTCCCGTTCTTCCAAAATTTACAAGATCACCATTGACAAGTGTCATCTTTTGTGAAAATGCACCCTGATGCTTGGCCTACAGGGAAATTCAAACAGGCATTGCTATCCCTCTTGAGGATTACACATGAATAAGTTCCCAACATATTTACCCATAAAAACAAGGAAAAGATGTCGTAGACTAATTTCATTGGTGTTCTCAAGGAGAACAAATATATTCACTTTGAAATATTTAGCTGTTTCCAATTTAAAGGCATATAAAAAGATTTGGAGACATAAAGTTCAAAGAACATCAAAATTGATGGGAATAAATGCTAAAGGGTCCCTCATGTATGTCCCAACCACTTCTGAAGGAACCGTTCAAatataactttgccttaaaaagACACTAATCTGGTATATTGGCACAAAATTATCAAAGTCTGTAAAGGGCAAgagtaaaaattttcataataaggtagagaactTGCAATGCATGTGTGTCAACATAAAACGACTGTTTACATACCCATCCATCTCTGGCATTTGAACATCCATGAAGCAGGCATCAAACTTGTGCGGCAGTTGGAGGAGAGAAAGAGCATCCTTGCCGCTTTCAGCACACTCCACGTTTGCCCCATATTTTTTCAGGACACCTGCAGCAACTCTGAGATTCACCTTATTATCATCAACCACTAATATATTCTTTCCATCTAGCAGACCACTCAGGGAAGCTGACCCTTTGGGTCTATCTCTAGTTTGCTGTTTCCCAATTCCTAGCACTTGCTGAAAGCATGCGGCCACTGTGCTTGCTCTCAGAGGCTTCATGATCACAATGTCAACATCAGAACCAGCCTTTGTTTTATCAGATTCAGAAGTCACAAGAAGAACCACCTTGGGTATTTCAATGATACGACCATTCTCTTTCCATTGTATTAGTTGATTGCACAAGCAAACATCCGCTTTAGTATCCCATGAATCATGCTCAATTAGCAAAATGCATGGTTGTTTGCTATGTGTACTGGAGATATAACAGAGTATTATAGTGAGAGGAGATCTAAATAACCCATAATGCAGACAAAAATTAATCAGCAGAATAGGGAAACAGACAAGTAGAACAGCCTATGAAGGTTGCAAGACAGTTTTTTTCTTTCGATAAATCTGATTTTCCTTTTTGGGTAaacaaaagaaaatttatagagaaaaaaaatgatgcGCTCATTCATATGTGCCGAAGACTTTCAGTACCGAATGAACACAAAAATAGGATAACAAATTCCACGGTACCTAGGTTGCATTTTACAAAGGAGAAAATTAGTGAACGTTGTCAAGGAAAATAATGAAAAGCAGAATCTCATCATATAAAAGATAGAACCACCCAGATGTATGTACGCATGCATATGCAAGGTTTGCCGTCTAGATACCGGATCCCATACCAATGAAATCCCACTATAATGTCGATACATAGTACAGTATGGTACGTCTGTGTCAGTACGGAGCAGTTCGACATATTGGTATAGtatcggtatggtatggtacaccCCGTACCGTCCGGTATGGGGCAATATGGTGAACattgtgcacatattattttaCACGAGAGACATAGTAAGTGAAGCCAACAATGATAACTACCAATGACTATAGAGATTAAGGGCCAAACTTTTTATGTTTGTACTTGCAAGACATATTCACAAACATACacatgcagagagagagagagattacccAGATCTCAAGCAACCATTTTGTCCTTGTATTGCATTAGGCACCTCATTGATGGTACTGACACATTCAACACTTATGCCCAACCTTTGTAGATGGTACCTTGTTACAGCACCTCTAACTGGTCTTCTATCAACTAAAATTGCTCTTGTTCCTCCAAAACAGGTAGGCAGCACCTCAGAAAGAGCCCTCTTTGCATCACTACCTGCGCTCTTGTCGCATCTTTGGAGGACAGCGGTGAAAGTGAACGTGCTCCCAACATGAGGGCGACTTACAAAATTTATTTGCCCACCCATCAGTTCAACCAGACACTTACTGATGCTCAAGCCAATACCAGTTCCTCCATAATTCCTGGAGGTTGAGCTGTCAGCCTGCATAAAAGGTGTGAAAACCCGATTCTGGGCATGAAATGGGATCCCTATTCCAGTATCCTCAACAGTTACCATGAGAGTTACTTTATCAGCATAATTGTCATTCGGCATCCCAGACGAAGTAGGCAGTGTTTGCTCATGAGAAAGTACCATCTTAAAATTTTCCCAACTGTTTCTACAGTCAGCAGCTTCTAAACCGCTTAAAGTATCAAAAGCAGTACCGGTGGATATAATTTTGGCTTCACCTGAATGTCCATTCAAGCCTGTTtcaacttttgcttctgtgatcgTATTTGAATGCTCAGCCAGATGAACTTGGACAAAAATGTGGCCACGTTCAGTGAACTGTGacattgaaaataaataattgattagCTGTTGTAAATTACTTTTTCTTATTTGCTAGTAGCCTAGACCCGGAAATGGCCCTAATGATGAATATAAGTTGATACCACAGTTTCTATGTCTATATCTTGATATGAAATCATAGATCTTGGTAATGTCAAGCTGTAAACTTCACAATAGAGAGGGATAAAAAATGCATGCAACATCATTGCTATAAGCATACTTACTTTGACTGAATTCCCCACAAGATTTGTAATTATTTGACGAAATCTCCCTGGGTCACCCATAAGAATTTCGGGAACTCTGTCAGAAACATATACAGCAAGCTGCAGtttgcaaaagaagcatcatAACCAGAAAGGTCAGAATCCATGGAAGGGAAGAGATAAGGAAACCGTGCACTGACTCAAAAAGATACTTTTGACGATTGCATAAATAATGTAATGAAAATACAGAGACTTAGGATGCATTCCTAAGCAACAACGAGAGCAGTAGGGCAATGAATCGAAATGATAACTACTATGATCATGCATGTGGTATTTGACAACTAGCATAGGGGTCAAGCTCACCTCAATTCCCTTCTCTCTTGATTTTGCAGAAAACAAAGAGATAACATCATCTAGTATTGATCGCAGGTCAAATGGCACTGACTCTATCTCTAACTTGCCAGCTTCAATTTTCGCTCGGTCAAGTACTTCATTAATCAATGATATCAATGCCTTTCCACAGACTTGAGCAGTTTGGGCGTAATCCTTTTGGGTTAGATTTAGGTTGGTATCTAGAAGCATGTCTAGCATCCCTGGCATAAAAGATGACAGTAGTCAGCTTTCAGGGTTTTGTTTGTCAACCCACAAAAGTAGAACCTGATCATAGAAGGAACTAGAGATTACCAAGGACACCATTCATAGGAGttctgatttcatgagaaactgtTGCAAGAAACTATCATTACGGAAACAGAACGATGACTTAGGTCAAATCATAAGGTTTACTTATTGCACATATGATATTAAACAAAATATTAAACCTGAGATTTAGCAACATCTGCAGCCTCTGCTTGTTTTTTTAGCTCTTCCATTTTTCGACAATCTTCCTTAACATTGTCATAGCGATTCCAAGCAGCATATAATATATATCCTGCTAGCATGCAGATCACAAAGACACCAGAAGGCGTGGTAATGGCAGACAATGGAATGGGAGGCTTGTTACTGTACCTGGTCAATGAACCACATGGTATTAGTCCATAAGGAAACATAAGATCAACCTTGCATCTCAATATATGTAGTTATGCTTACCTGCATTCCATTTGGTGTCTCCGAAATGGATCTCCAAAATCAAGCATGCTGACGTGTGAAAATGACATATAACCATCAGGGAATTGGGATCCATACATGACCAAGGGCTCAGAAGCGTTAGTGACATCATACACATTTACCATAATATCCTGATTTCCAGCAAGCTGCCTCAGCAAGTTTTCCACAAGTGATTCAACATCAAAAGCTCCTCCAAGATATCTagttttgaatggatatatcaaTTATGAACAGTAGAAACAAAGGAAATAACACTTTCAAAATGGAAGAGATACTTAACAAGTAGACAAATTATTCATGAATACCGGTTTGTAGGGTGTTCATATTTGTTATCAGCAGTAAAGAGAGGAAATGGCATCATTCTCAATAACCTTGGCTCACACTACTTGTTAGCTAAAAGGGTTAGTTCTTACAATGTTGAAATCTCAACTTAATCTGTAGATGAAATAGAAAAGGGAAGTCGACTAAAATAAAACTTTTCTCCAAAAGATACCTTGCAAACCAGCTTCTTTACAGCAAATTAATTACTAGGACACATTTTTGCTTGTGATAAAGATGTGTCAGTTTCTCCAGCTCCGTTTGTTAAGTTTCTAAGATATTGCATTCCGTATATTCTACCAAATAAGTTATTGGCATGAAGCAGTAATGCCTGAATTGGAAACTGGGTTGACATTtactttgggggggggggggggggggggagggaccCATGTCTGATTATATTGGTTGATTGGCCATTATGGTTGGATGACCCGTTAAGATATATTTCCAGGATACCACAATCGGTAGGTTAATCCAGTTATAAAAGGCAAAAAGTGTACTTTGTGTCCTTACCCTCTAGAAACCATTTCTTTTGCTCAGTGACTGTCCTGAAATAGCTCGAGGTCAAGAAGAAAACAATAATTCTAAAGATATACTCATATTCTATAATATGATACTTCTTGGACCTTTTTGTGTTTCTATCTGATAAACTATGATGAAAAGACATGTAGTTGATATATGCAGACAGGTTCGATCCACAAATCAAGAGAGGGTAAAAGTAGATATGGCCATACATTGGAATAGATCCAAGCAGAATACTCACCCTGCAGTTGCTTCTACACGTTCTTCTACCATTGCATCAGCAGGAAGACCCGAGCGATATACCGGAAATGTTAAGACCACACCCAGATGATTGGATCCCAGCAGTCTGAATGGGCTTGTAAGAACAGCTTTGCCAGTAGCCCTGGCCCTTAAGATATTTTCTCGATCCTCCTGCAATGTAAGCAGGATATAGTGTGACACTATCAGAAAGCAACAAGAGAAGTCAAGTTAAGAGAAGAAGTCCTGGATTTCATCAACAAACCTCTCCAGACATCATGTCAAGAGCTTCAATATAGGATATAGTCTCCTGAGAATATATCACAGGTGCATACTCATCTTGAACTGGCGATGGCTCTCGTTTCATAGTCTTGATCATCCACCCCTGCTGACTTTCAAACAACTCTCTTTCAGAATGAACAACCCGTTGAGCATATGCCACTCCACTCAACAATGGCCGCTCGAATGCCGTCCTCGCAGTATAATCTGCAAATGTCTCCTGAAAGCAAACTCTGGTCAGGAAAATACCAGCCAACCCAACAATTGGCATGCAAACAGAggaatcaaaaaagaaaaggtaAGAAAAGAGCACTGAGAATACATAGCTGGACCAAGATCTAGGGAattaaattaaacaaaacttcaaGGGAAAACCAAACAATTCGAATCAGAAAATAACTGCAATGGATGAACCATATTAAAAGAACGATAATTGCAGATGTGTTTATCTCTAACTTTGGAATCCCAGGAGAGAATGCAGACCAGATCAGTCGAAGTGCCATAACAAGAAAGAAAACAATGACTGTGTCTATGTATCACCATTTAAATTTATCTCAGACAAAACCATAGAAAATTCATAGAAGGAAAGAAATTTATAACGGAAGTGACAATCATCTCTACCATGGCATGCTGCTAGAGTCCGAGGCAAATCTAATCAATACAAAGAATGTGAAAAGATGAAAAGAACTCGACAGAATTATGAACTAATCTATCACAGTATAGCTTCACCTGATCGAGGGCGGGCGGGTGCTTCTGGTAATGGAAGGTGGAGACGAGGATGGCAAGGGCGTGGACATGGTTGACGCTCACCGCAAACTGGTCCTGCAACATCCTTGCACGCTCCTCGCACATGCTTACGAGGGACTCCTCAGCCTTCCTCATGCTCACTCTCCTGATGTACCAATGGAGTCCCACCCATATCCCCACAGAGGCCGACACCCAGAGCACCACCATGGCCTTGCGGTACAGCCACCACCTCCGGTCCCCTGCCACCATCTCCGCCATTAAACCAACAGCAAGAGCTTACAACCCTTCTCCCTCCCCTTCTCCCCCACTTCATACCAAGTAAAAATCCCAGCTTTTCCTTTTAATTactccttcttccttctctccccAGGAGGAGTAAACAGAGGGCAAGTCCGTGACTTGttctccactctctctctccaCTCCTTCAACTGAGAATTCACAAGGGAAAACGTATGAATGAAAGAGAGGACAGAAGGAGTACTAGAAAAGAAACAAGATGGGAAAGGAGAGCTCACGAATTCCAAAGAGAGGGATCGGTGGGCAAAGACTCCAACTTTCTCTTCGTCTGCTATTGTTTCCAAGGCATCAACGCTTGGGGGATTGAGGACAAGACCAGAGCTTGTTCCCTTGTGTTCAGATcaaagaaaggaggaggagaactAGAACAGCGAAGCAGAGGAGGGGGAAAGGTGGCAAGGAGACATATCGATCGGTCTGCTTTTCTTTTCCGGGTGGGATGGATGAATATTCGAGACAACTCGCTTTCCCGAATGCGACTGAATCGAATTCGTGGATTTCGCCAGATACGCGGCAATTAAACTACTAGGATTATCTCCCTATTATGATCTCTAAATCTCAACCCCCAGGCCCACCACTCGATTTTTTTATGACTTTATTCTCCTccgccttctttctttcttccctctctctctctctctctctctctctccgtctTCGGGTCACGAGAAGGCGAAAAATTCTGGCCTTCTATCTCCTTCTACTACTACTCTAGCTCGATCATAAAGTAGAAACATGCCGACCAGGGACATGAGCTCAAGAAAAGGcactcgtttttttttttttttgctcctttTCCCTCTCTTTTGTCATCGGTTCAAGCGGAAATGCCGAACTTTCTTGATTCTCCACGATCCAAAATCTCTTTTTTCAAGGTTCTGGTGACCAATTTGCGTTATTTCTTTCCGTAACTCAAACTTTTAGGGTTCTAAAAAGCAATTCGGATCGGAACACATGAAACCGAGGTACACTGTTCCATTTCTCCAACTTTCAATTCCTTTAAGGGTTTTGCGGCATTTGTTCGGGCTTCGGAGAGAGAATTCGGATTACTGGATCTCTCTTTGTCTCGATTCAATTCCCTTATGGCGGGAGAGGGATGGAGACCAGGAGCAACGTTTAGGGCTTTGTGGAGCTGGGGTTCGGgttagggttttttttttctctcgtgcAACACGAAAGTGTGACAGCTCAGTGGACTACAAAATCACCAAAATAACCCCACCCAACGGCTACCTTTCTCCCTGCCACGGTGCCACCCTTCAAAGGAAAGGGCACTTTCGTCCATTTACAGCACAGGAAAGGCGATAGCGGGCAGACGGAGGGCGGCTGCGGCCCGGGACGTGGTGTTTGATGGACGGAATCTATCCCCAACATTCGCCAAAATAACATTTATGTCCCCTCTTGAGGAAGCTCCTTGCCGACATCCAGCCATACACCCGCACTaggattatattattaatattgacaattaatgattaaattatcacttttatttgtttgatggatactctttttttttttttggtattttcctTTCATCACTTGCGGTTGGCAACTGATTTAATCATGAACTATCCAATTTTAAGAGAATAGTGGGCTTTATTTGATGTTCAACAGCTtaagaaatataaaattattctatattcaTATTCAGTGATATGTAGACGTACgatttcatttattttttttataaaaatagatgtacCATTTCATATAATATTACTAGGTATTTTGCTAGATTATATTTATCTTGTTTGCATTACTTTAGTTTTTGTGCTTGTAATGACCATTATCGATTATAGGTCCACAATGGCATATTAAACTAATCCATTCCAAAAAGTTGGTTTAGGCAATTATTAGCCCTCTGACAAGATAACATAATTAAAGCCACTAGCAACAATCATTTGGTTAGTGTTCTCTCACTGCGgttcttattttaaaaaaaaaacaaaaaccttTATTTGTCTTCCATATTTCTattcatatagatatatatagataaaatatattttaaaaatatgagaaagcATTTACATATCTTGGAATAAAGCTAATATTTGCAAGATACAAAGATTAATTCAACTAGATTTATAAAATATGTGGACGACTAAAATATatgagaaaaattcaaaagagtaaTCCACCAGAGAAGCACCTATAATTCGAATCagcattattatttatatttttaaaagtcTAGAATACATATCTCTTTTTATTTGCAATTGAATTGGACAAGTTCAGTTCTTAATTAAGAAGTTGCTCATGATTGAATGAGGTCCAATATGCACACCCTATATCACTATGCTTAATCACAGTCCTCGTATTAACCAATTTAGTTTATTTTGTCAAGATATAAAGTTCAGATCAATCATGGTGATGAAACCCAAGATGGGAGTTCATGATAAGCCCTTAGCCCTATTCTAGTCTTTTAGGGATAGGTATGAAGCAATGGTCCAACTCAAAAAACTACAAACTCATGGTGTTATTTCGTACGAGGTTCTGGTTGATCCATCAAACCTTTAAGAGGAGAAGTACTCATATGCCATGGTTGGTTGGAAAATTATGAAAGATGAATGACATATAATAATGTTTTAAATGTCATACTAATCTTGATAGAGTTTAAATAGATTCATTTTCAATTATCTATTTGAGAAAAATCCATCTTCAACTACAAGATCCTCAATTGCCCACTTCGTTAGTTATTAATGATAATTTTGTTTAAAAGACATCAATTATATAATAGCATCGCTATTCTTCCCCAAGAAAAAAAGGTATTAAAGGCGATAATTTCTCATTTCATaaatacaattttatttttagctaGTACACTTTAATTCTTCCTCTATCTtaagtaaaaattaaattaattaaaatattatatatatatttttaaaaaggaCAGAAAGCATCTTAAAAATCAAAGCTGGAAAAGTTTTAATGAATTTGCAATGATCATGCATGTTTTCAATGCTGAAGTACTTTGCATTGTTCTTGGTCAATTAAGTGTGGATGACTGAACTTCTGACTTTGAGAACGCAAATGCATGTCAATGGCAACCAACTTGCTTCCACCTTGGTCTAGTTTGGAGGGCTGTCCTTCAAAACAAATTATGAGGTTAATATGCTCCTACTTTATGCTTTAATGTACATGAAGTTTTGGTCAAATTGTTTGGGCTTTGCAATCATTCTCAAAGAGCAAAAGCAAGCATTTGATCTAACTTAACTGATTCCATAAAAGGTTTTGTACTCGATTAGAGGTAGGAAATTCTGATGATTTACTGTATGTGATGCAACCAATGATTCATGGGTAGCATGTGAGCCAAAAATGAGTTCTAGTGCAACCTGATCTATGATGGAGATCTAATATGACTCATATCTAGTGGTTACTGTTCCATATATTTTGCATGAGCATTAGTACTTTGCATGTTCCTGGTAGCCATTTGTCTATGATTGTTATATAAACCAAACAAGGACATTTAAGCATGTTTGCCTTTAGGCGGCTTTTACAACCCCACAGACCATAGATGAGCTAAATGACAAAGGATCTTTTGAAGTCTGAACAGTTTGACAAAAGAGGGTCCCTATTTACAAAATGTATATAACCAGTGATTAAATGTAATTAGTCTGCATAAAACTAGAGTTTCTAAAGTTTGAAAATCTGCatgttattttcaaaaaaaaaaaaaaatcctaaagcaCTCACATGCATAGGCTACCAAACAGGACTTGACCCTCATCTTTATACCCTCAAAGGTTCAGTTTTTTGCATTTCTTTTGCTGTAGGTAGAATTTGGAGTGGGGTGTAGTGGGGCCCAAATGGTAGAGATGATTTCCGGTATGAAGTTTTAAGTACTTAAAAAAAGTAGTCTTTGGTAGAGATGATGGTGCCGTAGACATGGCAACATCTGAGATCATAGGTTTTAGATTTGTTGGTCAATGGCATGGTGTGACTTGCTTAGATCCACTCATTCCATTTGCTTGACCTCTAACCATTTGCATGCattcaaatttttgactgaatAGAAAAACCTGATTTTAATACCATATAGCAATTCATGATCTCATCCAAAAGGATTAGATGGAAgatatcatttaaatattttgatcatgtaTAAATATCCcatatctttcctgtaaaactaAATACATAGCTGCACGAGTTCCCACACTTGCATAGTAAACTTGGCTAGTTGCCTAGCAGAAAGACCATCTCAAGATAAATTAAAAGATTTGAAGAAGACTACTAGATCCTGTCGGGTTGCATACATCAAATGGAAGACAACCGTAAACTTCAATGGTTCCATCATGATCCTCCTACTAAAAAAGCTTGGGGCCCACCAGTTGATGTCTCTTGATGCAATtggttctctctttctctctctctctctctctctctgtttttttttttttttttaatgaagaaaTTGTCCACTATACCTTATCAGCCGTACACTGCACTTTGCACCATTACCATatgatctttattttttgtttttggttAAGAA
This genomic window from Elaeis guineensis isolate ETL-2024a chromosome 13, EG11, whole genome shotgun sequence contains:
- the LOC105056393 gene encoding probable histidine kinase 4, which gives rise to MAEMVAGDRRWWLYRKAMVVLWVSASVGIWVGLHWYIRRVSMRKAEESLVSMCEERARMLQDQFAVSVNHVHALAILVSTFHYQKHPPALDQETFADYTARTAFERPLLSGVAYAQRVVHSERELFESQQGWMIKTMKREPSPVQDEYAPVIYSQETISYIEALDMMSGEEDRENILRARATGKAVLTSPFRLLGSNHLGVVLTFPVYRSGLPADAMVEERVEATAGYLGGAFDVESLVENLLRQLAGNQDIMVNVYDVTNASEPLVMYGSQFPDGYMSFSHVSMLDFGDPFRRHQMECRYSNKPPIPLSAITTPSGVFVICMLAGYILYAAWNRYDNVKEDCRKMEELKKQAEAADVAKSQFLATVSHEIRTPMNGVLGMLDMLLDTNLNLTQKDYAQTAQVCGKALISLINEVLDRAKIEAGKLEIESVPFDLRSILDDVISLFSAKSREKGIELAVYVSDRVPEILMGDPGRFRQIITNLVGNSVKFTERGHIFVQVHLAEHSNTITEAKVETGLNGHSGEAKIISTGTAFDTLSGLEAADCRNSWENFKMVLSHEQTLPTSSGMPNDNYADKVTLMVTVEDTGIGIPFHAQNRVFTPFMQADSSTSRNYGGTGIGLSISKCLVELMGGQINFVSRPHVGSTFTFTAVLQRCDKSAGSDAKRALSEVLPTCFGGTRAILVDRRPVRGAVTRYHLQRLGISVECVSTINEVPNAIQGQNGCLRSGTHSKQPCILLIEHDSWDTKADVCLCNQLIQWKENGRIIEIPKVVLLVTSESDKTKAGSDVDIVIMKPLRASTVAACFQQVLGIGKQQTRDRPKGSASLSGLLDGKNILVVDDNKVNLRVAAGVLKKYGANVECAESGKDALSLLQLPHKFDACFMDVQMPEMDGFEATRQIRLMESKATEKNRIGPAPEEGSLKTAWHLPILAMTADVIQATYEECLKCGMDGYVSKPFEEAQLYQAVAEFLVSDS